One window from the genome of Desulforamulus ruminis DSM 2154 encodes:
- the addB gene encoding helicase-exonuclease AddAB subunit AddB: MGLRFIIGRAGSGKSTACLEEIKKEIFRSQEGSSLILLVPEQATFQNEYRLAADPELGGTVRVQVLSFRRLAYRVLQEAGGAVRAHIGELGKRMALRRILEQRRSELKIFHRAAKQPGFADSLAGMLGELKLYRVQPADLKKSGEKLVQEPAAGGLPDKLHDLNLLYGDLEEFLEGRFTDPNDYLNLLAERLERSLLLREAELYIDGFTGFTPQEFYVIQKMLPLAKRLTVALCFDPALLSGGYAEADVFHPTLETYHTLREMAESLRVPVEPVIAFSQEIPARFMDNRAVAHLERSFFSRPAAGLPEEKGVKLAACANRRAEVEAAARELTRLARDQGLRWRDMVVMVRDLQAYHHLVSTIFQDYGIPFFIDQKRTVDHHPLVELIRSALEVVLQNWAYDPVFRYLKTDLVPVGRDEVDRLENYVLAHGIRGSRWTDDRPWTYCRRYTLGEDREPGEQERIELERINQIRSAAAGHLKEFARAMAKAGAVREMTTALFELLDRLDIAGQLEQWAGEAEEKGRLTEAKEHAQIWNNVVQLLDEIVETLGEETLTLEEYDRILDTGLESLKLGIIPPGLDQVVVGTLQRSRNPDVKAALVLGVNDGVLPARTVEEGLLSDLEREQLQELGIRLAPGSRRKLLDEQYLVYIALTRASQCLWISYPQADDEGKGLHPSWVIHRMKELLPNLKELSVPVEPPHPEGEMDFIASPGRSLSYLASMLREMKAGKTVDSLWLDVYSWFTRQEEWRSRCLRVLAGLDHVNQEAPLPGNLGRRLYGSRLKASVSRLEKFAACPFAHFLSHGLKLKERGLFRLAAPDLGQFFHEALRMFAERVQDRSLDWAQLTGEQAAAMTEEIVRELAPRLQNEILLSSARHRYFINKLKRIVHRAVLTLMEHARRGGFRPVAMEMGFGDYGPLPSLDLDLGKDCQMEMSGRIDRIDAAREGDRLYLRVIDYKSGETDLKIADIFQGLKLQLLTYLDVALRSSELLVRQPALPAGMMYFAVRDPLVSSPGPLPAEQADKNLLKQLKMKGLLLADPLVIAQMDNQIKGYSELLPVALNKEGQFYGNSRVITLEQFAGLRQYLLAKLREIGRQMVAGQVQISPYQKGGEKSCRFCPFRAVCQFDPALEENFFRLFTDPEDEILWPFITGGSGGDSAE, from the coding sequence ATGGGCCTTCGATTTATCATTGGCAGGGCGGGCAGTGGAAAAAGCACCGCCTGCCTGGAGGAAATAAAAAAGGAAATTTTCCGTTCCCAAGAGGGTTCCTCCTTGATTTTGCTGGTTCCGGAACAAGCAACCTTCCAGAATGAGTATCGGCTGGCGGCGGACCCGGAACTGGGCGGGACCGTGCGGGTTCAGGTGCTGAGCTTTCGCCGTCTGGCTTACCGGGTGCTCCAGGAGGCGGGAGGAGCCGTGCGGGCCCATATTGGCGAACTGGGCAAAAGAATGGCCCTGCGGCGCATTCTGGAACAGCGCCGGTCCGAATTAAAAATATTTCACCGGGCGGCCAAACAGCCGGGATTTGCCGACAGCCTGGCGGGGATGCTGGGAGAATTAAAACTTTACCGGGTGCAGCCTGCGGATTTAAAAAAGAGCGGGGAGAAACTGGTGCAAGAGCCGGCGGCCGGCGGCCTGCCGGACAAGCTCCATGATTTGAACCTGCTTTATGGTGACCTGGAGGAGTTTCTGGAAGGACGGTTTACGGACCCCAATGACTATCTGAACCTGCTGGCGGAACGGCTGGAGCGTTCTTTGTTGCTCCGGGAAGCGGAGCTATACATCGACGGTTTTACGGGTTTTACTCCTCAGGAATTTTACGTTATACAAAAAATGCTGCCCCTGGCCAAAAGGCTAACCGTTGCCCTTTGCTTTGATCCGGCTTTGTTATCCGGCGGATATGCCGAGGCAGACGTCTTTCATCCCACGCTGGAGACGTACCATACCCTGCGGGAAATGGCCGAATCCCTGCGGGTTCCGGTAGAGCCGGTAATCGCCTTTAGCCAGGAAATCCCGGCCCGGTTTATGGATAATCGGGCGGTGGCTCACCTGGAACGCAGCTTTTTCTCCAGGCCCGCCGCCGGTCTGCCGGAAGAAAAGGGGGTAAAACTGGCGGCCTGCGCCAACCGCCGGGCCGAGGTGGAAGCGGCCGCCAGGGAACTGACGCGTCTAGCCCGGGACCAGGGGCTGCGCTGGCGGGATATGGTGGTCATGGTCCGGGATCTGCAGGCATACCATCACTTGGTTAGTACCATTTTTCAGGATTATGGCATCCCCTTTTTTATCGACCAAAAGAGAACCGTGGATCACCATCCCCTGGTGGAACTTATCCGCAGCGCGCTGGAAGTGGTCTTGCAAAACTGGGCTTATGACCCGGTTTTCCGGTATCTGAAAACAGACTTGGTACCGGTGGGGCGGGATGAAGTGGATCGACTGGAGAACTATGTTCTGGCCCACGGAATCCGGGGTTCCCGCTGGACGGACGACCGCCCGTGGACCTATTGCCGGCGCTATACCCTGGGAGAAGACCGGGAACCCGGCGAACAGGAACGCATTGAATTGGAGCGCATCAATCAAATTCGTTCCGCCGCTGCCGGTCACTTAAAAGAGTTTGCCCGGGCCATGGCCAAAGCCGGTGCGGTTCGGGAGATGACCACCGCCCTTTTTGAACTGCTGGACAGGCTTGATATTGCCGGACAGTTGGAGCAATGGGCCGGGGAAGCGGAGGAAAAGGGCCGGCTGACCGAGGCCAAGGAACATGCCCAGATTTGGAACAATGTGGTGCAACTGTTGGATGAAATAGTGGAGACCCTGGGGGAAGAAACTTTGACCCTGGAGGAATACGACCGGATACTGGATACCGGTTTGGAAAGTTTAAAATTAGGAATTATTCCTCCGGGACTGGATCAGGTGGTGGTGGGGACCCTACAGCGTTCCCGCAATCCCGATGTAAAGGCCGCCTTGGTGCTGGGAGTGAATGACGGGGTACTGCCGGCCCGGACGGTGGAAGAGGGATTGTTGTCGGATCTGGAGCGGGAGCAACTGCAAGAGCTGGGAATTCGCCTGGCTCCGGGCTCCCGGCGCAAACTGCTGGATGAGCAATACCTGGTGTATATCGCCCTGACCCGGGCCAGCCAGTGCCTCTGGATCAGCTATCCCCAGGCGGATGACGAGGGGAAAGGGCTGCATCCCTCCTGGGTCATTCACCGGATGAAGGAACTGCTGCCCAACCTGAAGGAACTTTCCGTTCCCGTAGAACCCCCGCACCCGGAGGGGGAGATGGACTTCATTGCCTCCCCGGGCCGCAGTTTATCCTATCTGGCGTCCATGCTCCGGGAGATGAAGGCCGGAAAGACGGTGGACTCTCTCTGGCTGGATGTCTATTCCTGGTTTACCCGGCAGGAGGAGTGGAGGAGCCGGTGCCTAAGGGTGCTGGCCGGGCTGGACCATGTAAACCAAGAGGCCCCTTTGCCGGGCAATCTTGGACGGAGGTTGTATGGCAGCCGCCTGAAAGCCAGCGTATCACGGCTGGAGAAATTTGCTGCCTGCCCCTTTGCCCACTTTCTTTCCCACGGTTTAAAGCTGAAGGAGCGGGGTTTGTTCAGGCTGGCGGCTCCGGATTTGGGACAGTTTTTTCATGAAGCCCTGAGGATGTTTGCGGAACGGGTTCAGGACCGGTCCCTGGATTGGGCGCAACTGACCGGGGAACAGGCCGCAGCCATGACCGAAGAGATTGTCCGTGAACTGGCTCCCCGGCTGCAGAATGAAATTCTGCTTAGTTCAGCACGGCACCGTTATTTTATTAACAAGTTAAAAAGGATTGTCCACCGGGCGGTTCTTACGCTGATGGAACATGCCAGAAGGGGCGGTTTCCGGCCGGTGGCCATGGAAATGGGTTTTGGAGACTACGGTCCTTTACCGTCCCTGGACCTGGACCTGGGAAAGGACTGCCAGATGGAAATGTCCGGCCGTATCGACCGGATTGATGCCGCCCGGGAGGGGGATCGCCTGTACCTGCGGGTAATCGATTACAAATCCGGGGAGACGGACTTAAAAATTGCCGACATCTTCCAGGGCTTAAAACTGCAACTGCTTACCTATCTGGATGTGGCCCTGCGTTCTTCGGAACTGCTGGTGCGGCAGCCGGCTCTTCCGGCGGGAATGATGTATTTTGCCGTCCGGGATCCTTTGGTTTCCAGCCCGGGGCCCCTTCCGGCGGAGCAGGCGGACAAAAACCTGCTCAAGCAGTTAAAAATGAAGGGACTGCTGCTGGCGGATCCCCTGGTCATCGCCCAGATGGACAACCAGATTAAAGGCTACTCCGAGCTGCTGCCGGTGGCCTTGAATAAAGAAGGACAATTTTATGGGAACTCCAGGGTCATCACTTTGGAACAGTTTGCAGGATTAAGGCAGTACCTGCTGGCAAAGCTCAGGGAGATTGGCCGGCAAATGGTGGCGGGGCAGGTGCAGATCAGTCCTTATCAGAAGGGCGGGGAAAAATCCTGCCGCTTCTGCCCCTTTCGGGCTGTGTGCCAGTTCGATCCCGCTCTGGAGGAGAATTTCTTTCGTTTGTTTACGGATCCGGAGGATGAAATCCTCTGGCCCTTTATAACCGGCGGTTCAGGAGGTGATTCTGCTGAGTGA
- a CDS encoding BlaI/MecI/CopY family transcriptional regulator, producing MKDIPQISNAEWEVMRILWDKAPIKAAEVIKTLQETKDWKPKTIKTLIRRLLDKGVIGHTANGNAYVYHVLIEEKEYLDRETDTFLNKLYQGSIRHFMLNFVQEKELSREEVAELIKILENSKR from the coding sequence ATGAAGGATATTCCTCAAATATCCAATGCGGAATGGGAAGTTATGCGCATCCTCTGGGACAAAGCCCCCATCAAAGCGGCGGAGGTTATAAAAACCTTGCAAGAGACCAAAGACTGGAAGCCTAAAACCATCAAAACCCTGATCCGGCGTTTATTGGACAAAGGGGTGATTGGCCATACAGCCAACGGAAATGCCTATGTTTATCACGTGCTGATTGAAGAAAAGGAGTACCTGGACAGGGAAACAGACACCTTTTTAAATAAATTATATCAGGGTTCCATCCGCCATTTTATGCTGAACTTTGTCCAGGAGAAGGAGCTTTCCCGGGAAGAGGTGGCAGAACTGATAAAAATTTTGGAAAACAGTAAAAGGTAG
- a CDS encoding M56/M15 family metallopeptidase encodes MLQLLLMWIVKTSFMGTLVALGILLFKKLMGSRLNPRLAYLIWFLLLCRLMMPFNIESSFSVFNLFTYAAEQSQGFVGNEPGEKKLYEIVGPHDWKNTEPGTSPEPPQPNPPGGRMPSLGPENSLSLVTVLGGIWLLGFIFMIGLLIFSWVRFNRHLKRCSPCVSLRLQKIFSETKAKLHIRENIQIIQDNRARTPSFFSITAPKLILPRDMDSKLSDDELQYVFMHELMHYKRKDLYVTWLVSLLRSVHWFNPLLWYAFYKMECDCESACDADVLKRLDPARYSAYGMAIIKVIATFAAGKAAVVQVSAGKSFKDMQRRMTMISKFQNHQGKKRCSLILPVIAVVLGVLFLTNPLGGAKEAKAGSLVDISLLNRTVSEAGKKIDTPIYYDEIHKRIVVKKTEKVKSAGDVQQMDDYLGKKYTFAVEGTCTPGSFTIHQGLIDSVSLENKGGKVLLTVQEKQIAAFASSEDSENIYFAAKHPWEVYDQIIVVDPAHGGQDNGAENGETKEKDLTLALAKKIEAIANHTKDNKLKIYLTRQTDTKLELKERKAFAYSVGGAIINLHYNNAPPGRAETLHGTETYYFADNALSKKLAEGIHSSLVGDLATQNRGCIPGNMYMINDNNTGEFLSKNHALPLPSVIVEIAYLSNSEDLKRILAEDFTEKAALSILNGLMAYYGYDGTFTAIPDSPAGA; translated from the coding sequence TTGCTTCAATTATTGCTGATGTGGATTGTCAAGACATCCTTCATGGGGACACTGGTGGCCCTGGGCATCCTCTTATTTAAAAAGCTGATGGGCTCACGCCTGAATCCCCGCCTTGCTTATCTGATCTGGTTTTTACTTCTTTGCAGACTGATGATGCCTTTCAATATTGAAAGCTCCTTCAGTGTCTTTAATCTTTTTACATATGCCGCTGAACAAAGCCAGGGCTTCGTAGGAAACGAACCCGGAGAAAAAAAGCTGTATGAGATTGTAGGACCGCATGACTGGAAGAACACTGAACCCGGAACTTCCCCGGAACCTCCGCAGCCAAACCCACCCGGCGGCCGGATGCCCAGCTTAGGGCCGGAAAACAGCCTGTCCCTTGTAACGGTTTTAGGGGGGATATGGCTCCTTGGGTTCATCTTCATGATTGGTTTGTTGATTTTTTCCTGGGTCCGCTTTAACCGCCATCTTAAACGCTGCTCTCCCTGCGTCAGCCTCCGTTTACAAAAAATTTTTAGTGAAACCAAAGCAAAGCTCCACATCAGGGAAAACATTCAAATCATTCAAGATAACCGGGCGCGTACACCGTCATTTTTTTCAATTACCGCCCCCAAACTGATTCTTCCCCGGGATATGGACAGCAAACTTTCTGATGATGAGCTGCAGTATGTTTTTATGCACGAATTAATGCATTATAAGCGCAAGGATTTATATGTCACCTGGCTGGTTTCCCTTTTACGGTCCGTCCATTGGTTTAATCCCCTGTTATGGTACGCCTTTTATAAAATGGAATGTGATTGTGAATCGGCCTGCGATGCAGACGTATTAAAAAGGCTGGACCCAGCCCGCTATTCCGCTTACGGCATGGCCATTATTAAAGTCATTGCCACCTTTGCCGCCGGTAAGGCGGCGGTGGTCCAGGTAAGTGCGGGAAAATCTTTTAAAGATATGCAAAGGAGAATGACCATGATATCCAAATTCCAAAATCATCAGGGCAAAAAACGTTGCTCCCTGATCCTTCCGGTGATTGCGGTTGTACTGGGGGTCCTCTTTCTCACCAACCCTCTGGGTGGAGCAAAGGAAGCAAAAGCCGGCTCCCTTGTTGATATCAGCCTGTTGAACCGGACGGTATCCGAAGCGGGCAAGAAAATAGATACTCCCATTTATTATGATGAGATTCATAAGCGGATTGTTGTTAAAAAAACAGAAAAAGTGAAGTCTGCCGGGGATGTGCAGCAAATGGATGATTATCTGGGGAAAAAATATACTTTTGCTGTGGAGGGAACCTGTACTCCCGGAAGCTTTACCATTCATCAAGGCCTCATTGATTCCGTATCCCTTGAAAATAAAGGGGGAAAAGTTCTTCTCACCGTGCAGGAGAAACAAATTGCCGCTTTTGCTTCCTCCGAGGACTCGGAAAATATTTATTTTGCGGCCAAGCATCCTTGGGAGGTATACGATCAAATTATTGTCGTTGATCCTGCTCACGGCGGCCAGGACAATGGAGCGGAAAATGGAGAGACCAAAGAGAAGGATCTGACCCTGGCATTGGCTAAAAAAATAGAAGCCATCGCCAACCATACCAAGGATAACAAACTAAAGATTTATTTAACGCGCCAAACCGACACAAAACTGGAACTTAAAGAGCGCAAAGCTTTTGCCTATTCGGTGGGCGGCGCCATCATTAATCTTCACTACAACAACGCTCCTCCCGGTAGGGCGGAGACTTTACACGGTACGGAAACCTATTATTTTGCCGATAATGCCTTGAGCAAAAAACTGGCTGAAGGCATCCACAGCAGCCTGGTCGGAGATCTAGCGACCCAAAACCGGGGATGCATCCCGGGCAATATGTATATGATAAATGACAATAATACCGGAGAATTTCTATCCAAGAACCATGCTTTGCCGCTTCCTTCGGTTATTGTCGAGATTGCTTATCTAAGCAACTCAGAAGATTTAAAAAGGATTCTGGCCGAGGACTTCACGGAAAAAGCCGCCCTTTCTATTCTAAACGGCCTTATGGCTTATTACGGGTATGACGGTACCTTTACGGCGATACCGGACTCGCCGGCCGGAGCCTAA
- the addA gene encoding helicase-exonuclease AddAB subunit AddA, whose translation MSEKKWTQEQMAAITTRGENLLVAAAAGAGKTAVLVERILRLLTDPRQPVEVDRLLVVTFTNAAAAEMRERIGRALTEQLNENPQAKHLARQVALLNRASITTLHSFCLDLLRRYFYQLDLDPAFRIADEVEAELLRLEVLEELFEQHYAGEDNGGFTRLVDAYGGQKDDARLQDLVLELYRFSTSHPWPRSWLAGLADPFELPEAPEEIEKLSWIKQIKDHIAEEVSRVLALLEQAVYLARRPGGPEPYIGTLEEDMVLVRELRDRCGGSWQEMYKSFSSVQWGRLKACRGEYDEGLKDRVQGLRNRAKEKMKALLDTYFCAEPAELFRDLGTLVPLIRKLSSLTIEFTEAYRQRKKARGLVDFGDLEHYSLSLLLDESSQPGRLIPSRTALELREAYAEVLVDEYQDINEVQETLLQLVAKPNNRFMVGDVKQSIYGFRLAEPGLFLEKYHRYAASSENGCRILLSQNFRSRSGVIDGVNFVFRQIMTRETGDVDYDSAAELKYGAHYPAAEDEPLGQEAVELHLINREEKEEEVLPPASGGEGESINGAEEPELDSDQAEARLAGKRILELIQGGAGAGPCRVWDKNTGTYRPIRFKDMVILLRATAGRANTFLEELRGLGIPTYAELGTGYFEAIEVETFLSLLRIIDNPRQDVPLAAVLRSPIVGLKAVDLARISLCAGEGDFYDRLQRAAREDLGALAQTLSDFLVQLEKWRSWARRGSLADLIWRLYGETGYYDYVGGMVGGSQRQANLRILYHRARQYESTSFRGLFKFLRFVERIRATGSDLGSARTLGENEDVVRIMSIHKSKGLEFPVVFVAGLGRQFNLTGLNKEMLMHKSLGLGPQIINLETRVSYPSLPKLMMKERLKREALAEEMRVLYVALTRARERLVLLGSVKNLGRSLEHWCGAVGQGGWQLPEAELLQAKTFLDWIIPAVARHREGRVLLQRAETEALPPAVVAEDRSKWRIALWKRTELQDQARESNSQAESLLEKVRCLEPLEDAGQREEVSKRLGWRYPRAEVAAKAAKVTVTEIKRRFDSLDHLEENFETVIPRLARRPKFLQQDRGLTGAEKGTILHTVMQHVDLRETPDPLKISVLLQDLVDREILLPEQAATVDPQSIVRFFQSPLGQRVLRAKGVSRELPFTLTVPAGEIYPDLPPQGEQAEVVLVQGIIDCLVDEGDGFLLVDYKSDAVRPGQPPVAERYRGQINLYSRAVEKILQRPVRERVIYLFDTGETVWL comes from the coding sequence CTGAGTGAGAAAAAATGGACCCAGGAACAAATGGCAGCCATCACCACCCGGGGGGAAAACCTGCTGGTGGCGGCAGCCGCCGGAGCCGGCAAGACGGCGGTGCTGGTAGAAAGGATTCTGCGCCTGCTCACCGATCCCCGGCAGCCGGTGGAAGTGGATCGTCTGCTGGTGGTTACCTTTACCAATGCCGCTGCGGCTGAAATGCGGGAGCGTATTGGCAGGGCTCTCACCGAACAATTGAATGAAAATCCCCAGGCAAAGCATTTGGCCCGTCAGGTGGCCCTGCTGAACCGGGCTTCCATCACCACTTTGCACTCCTTTTGCCTGGATCTGCTGCGCCGGTATTTCTATCAATTGGATCTGGACCCGGCCTTTCGCATTGCCGACGAAGTGGAAGCGGAACTTTTGCGGCTGGAAGTTTTGGAGGAACTCTTTGAACAACATTATGCCGGAGAGGACAACGGCGGTTTTACCCGTCTGGTGGATGCCTACGGAGGGCAGAAAGACGATGCCCGGCTGCAGGATCTGGTGCTGGAACTCTATCGTTTTTCCACCAGTCATCCCTGGCCCCGGTCCTGGCTGGCAGGCCTGGCGGATCCCTTTGAACTGCCGGAAGCCCCGGAGGAGATCGAAAAACTATCCTGGATTAAGCAAATCAAGGATCATATCGCCGAGGAAGTCTCCAGGGTTCTGGCCCTGCTGGAACAGGCGGTTTATTTGGCCCGGCGGCCCGGCGGCCCGGAACCTTATATCGGGACCCTGGAAGAAGACATGGTCCTGGTCCGGGAGTTAAGGGACCGGTGCGGCGGCAGTTGGCAGGAAATGTACAAAAGTTTTTCTTCCGTGCAGTGGGGCCGGCTCAAGGCCTGCCGGGGTGAGTACGATGAAGGATTGAAAGACCGGGTGCAGGGCCTGAGAAACCGAGCCAAAGAAAAGATGAAAGCCCTGCTGGACACCTATTTTTGCGCAGAACCGGCCGAACTTTTCCGGGATCTTGGGACCCTGGTTCCCCTGATCCGGAAACTGTCCTCCCTGACCATTGAATTTACGGAAGCCTACCGGCAGCGGAAGAAGGCCCGGGGACTGGTGGATTTTGGCGATTTGGAACATTACAGCCTGTCTTTGCTGCTGGACGAGAGCAGCCAACCGGGCCGGCTAATTCCTTCCCGGACAGCTCTGGAACTGAGAGAAGCTTATGCAGAGGTGCTGGTAGACGAATATCAGGATATTAACGAGGTTCAGGAGACCCTTTTGCAACTGGTGGCTAAACCCAACAACCGGTTTATGGTGGGGGATGTAAAGCAAAGCATTTATGGTTTTCGTCTGGCGGAACCGGGCTTGTTTTTAGAAAAATATCACCGCTATGCAGCGTCTTCCGAAAATGGCTGCCGGATTCTTTTAAGCCAAAATTTTAGAAGCCGGTCCGGCGTCATTGACGGGGTTAATTTTGTCTTCCGGCAGATTATGACCCGGGAAACCGGAGATGTGGATTATGACAGCGCGGCGGAATTGAAATACGGAGCCCATTATCCGGCTGCCGAAGATGAGCCCCTTGGACAAGAGGCGGTGGAACTGCACCTGATTAACCGAGAAGAGAAAGAGGAAGAAGTTCTTCCACCGGCTTCCGGCGGAGAAGGGGAAAGTATCAATGGCGCTGAAGAGCCGGAGCTGGACAGTGATCAGGCGGAGGCCAGGCTGGCGGGAAAGAGAATTCTGGAACTGATCCAGGGCGGCGCAGGGGCGGGTCCCTGCCGGGTCTGGGATAAAAATACCGGCACTTACCGACCCATCCGTTTCAAGGACATGGTGATCCTGCTGCGGGCCACCGCCGGACGGGCCAATACCTTCTTAGAGGAACTAAGGGGCCTGGGCATTCCCACCTATGCGGAACTGGGGACCGGATACTTTGAGGCCATTGAGGTGGAAACCTTTTTATCCCTTTTAAGAATTATTGACAATCCCCGGCAGGATGTTCCCCTGGCGGCGGTGCTGAGATCACCCATAGTGGGACTGAAGGCCGTTGATCTGGCCAGGATCAGCCTGTGCGCCGGGGAGGGCGATTTTTATGACCGGCTGCAGCGGGCGGCCCGGGAAGATCTGGGAGCCCTTGCTCAAACGTTGTCCGATTTTTTGGTACAGTTGGAAAAATGGCGTTCCTGGGCCCGCAGAGGGTCCCTGGCGGACCTGATCTGGAGGCTTTATGGGGAAACCGGGTATTACGATTATGTGGGCGGCATGGTGGGAGGCAGCCAGCGGCAGGCCAATTTGCGGATTTTGTACCACCGGGCCAGGCAATATGAGTCCACTTCCTTCCGGGGGCTTTTCAAATTCCTGCGTTTTGTGGAGCGAATCAGGGCCACCGGAAGCGATCTGGGTTCTGCCAGAACCCTGGGGGAAAATGAGGACGTGGTCCGCATCATGAGCATCCACAAAAGCAAGGGACTGGAATTCCCGGTGGTTTTTGTGGCCGGATTGGGCCGGCAGTTTAACCTTACCGGTTTAAATAAAGAGATGCTAATGCATAAATCCCTGGGCCTGGGACCCCAGATCATCAACTTGGAAACCCGGGTCAGCTACCCCAGCCTGCCCAAATTAATGATGAAGGAACGGTTAAAAAGGGAAGCCCTGGCGGAAGAAATGAGGGTGCTGTATGTAGCCCTGACCCGGGCCAGAGAAAGATTGGTACTGCTGGGGTCGGTAAAAAATCTGGGCCGTTCCCTGGAACACTGGTGCGGCGCAGTGGGTCAAGGGGGATGGCAACTGCCCGAGGCGGAGCTCCTGCAGGCTAAGACCTTTCTGGACTGGATCATTCCTGCGGTAGCCCGGCACCGGGAAGGCAGGGTTCTGCTGCAGCGGGCGGAGACAGAGGCTCTCCCCCCGGCTGTGGTGGCGGAGGACCGCTCCAAGTGGAGGATTGCCCTGTGGAAGCGGACGGAACTCCAGGACCAAGCCAGGGAAAGTAACTCCCAGGCAGAGTCTCTATTGGAAAAAGTGCGCTGTCTGGAACCTCTGGAGGATGCAGGACAGCGGGAGGAAGTAAGCAAAAGGTTAGGATGGCGTTATCCCCGGGCGGAAGTGGCGGCAAAAGCCGCCAAGGTGACGGTTACCGAAATCAAACGGAGATTTGATTCCCTGGACCATTTGGAAGAAAACTTTGAAACAGTGATTCCCAGGCTGGCCCGACGGCCGAAATTTTTACAGCAGGACCGGGGGCTGACCGGGGCCGAAAAGGGAACCATCCTGCACACGGTGATGCAGCATGTGGATCTCCGGGAAACTCCGGACCCGTTAAAAATCAGCGTTTTGCTGCAGGATCTGGTAGACAGGGAAATTTTGCTTCCGGAACAGGCCGCAACCGTTGATCCCCAAAGCATTGTACGCTTTTTCCAAAGCCCCCTGGGCCAGCGGGTTCTCCGGGCTAAAGGAGTTAGCCGGGAACTGCCTTTTACCTTAACGGTGCCGGCAGGGGAAATCTATCCCGATTTGCCGCCCCAGGGAGAACAGGCAGAGGTGGTGCTGGTGCAGGGGATTATTGACTGTTTGGTGGATGAAGGGGATGGCTTTTTATTGGTGGACTATAAATCGGACGCAGTTCGCCCGGGACAGCCTCCGGTAGCGGAACGGTACCGCGGGCAGATCAATTTGTACAGCAGGGCGGTGGAGAAAATTTTGCAGAGACCGGTGAGGGAAAGGGTTATTTATTTGTTTGACACCGGTGAAACGGTTTGGCTGTAA